A genomic segment from Helicobacter sp. NHP19-012 encodes:
- a CDS encoding outer membrane protein: MLLRKAIVACGLCVCVSNLGAEKSGAYVEGGFQYSNFSGIRSVDNTPLPTPKRVTTNGFTNTYGEHGRNVMGALYNGNLYGVDLQFGYKQFFGKKRHFGLRYYGMFSGQGGEFSGRGLALGTSYVNQPSANLFYGVGMDALFNLYERGDRTFGFFAGVMIGGSSWLMGQPSGNASCRWEKIQLKAPVVGL; encoded by the coding sequence ATGCTTTTAAGAAAAGCTATAGTCGCTTGTGGTTTGTGCGTGTGCGTGTCGAATTTGGGTGCTGAAAAGAGCGGAGCGTATGTGGAAGGAGGGTTCCAATATTCTAATTTCTCGGGGATACGTTCGGTAGACAACACGCCCCTTCCAACGCCTAAGCGTGTTACCACTAATGGATTTACGAACACCTATGGCGAACATGGCAGAAATGTGATGGGTGCCCTTTACAATGGCAACCTCTATGGCGTGGATCTGCAGTTTGGCTATAAGCAATTTTTCGGCAAGAAAAGGCATTTTGGCTTACGCTATTATGGCATGTTTAGCGGGCAAGGAGGAGAATTTAGCGGTAGAGGTTTAGCTCTTGGAACCAGCTATGTTAACCAGCCCTCTGCAAACTTGTTTTATGGCGTGGGCATGGATGCACTCTTTAACTTGTATGAGAGGGGCGATCGCACCTTTGGGTTCTTTGCCGGTGTGATGATTGGGGGGAGCTCATGGTTAATGGGTCAACCATCCGGAAATGCTAGCTGTAGGTGGGAAAAGATCCAGCTGAAGGCACCGGTTGTGGGACTATGA
- a CDS encoding outer membrane protein, with protein sequence MAKVKDPDLALKHSPNYVQFVVNMGFRTNLTKHQGFEFGVRVPTINDPYFTATFTKADSSSCGYGTSPYCGGKGSKITHTFRRNVSIYWNYVFNF encoded by the coding sequence TTGGCAAAGGTCAAAGATCCTGATCTCGCACTCAAACACTCGCCCAACTATGTGCAATTCGTGGTCAACATGGGCTTTCGCACCAACCTCACCAAGCACCAAGGGTTTGAATTTGGTGTGCGTGTCCCCACCATTAATGACCCCTACTTCACGGCGACATTCACCAAAGCCGACAGCAGCAGTTGTGGGTATGGCACTAGTCCTTACTGCGGTGGCAAGGGCAGTAAAATAACCCACACTTTTAGGCGCAATGTGTCCATCTACTGGAACTATGTCTTCAACTTCTAG